A region from the uncultured Bacteroides sp. genome encodes:
- a CDS encoding aldose epimerase family protein, with product MEVSATLWGNMAQGEEIYLFRITNENGAYVELTNLGATWVSAVVPDRHGIMGNVLLGYDTAEGYVRDLYYMGATIGRFANRIDGASFSIDGVAYRLERNDGSNTNHGGTSGFSHKLWQWKLVDDGVCFTITSPDKEGGYPGCVEVSVTFSWSEKNELTILYSGYTDKPTYLNLTNHAYFNLTARDGEIIDHILMIPSNRMLDTTSRFIPTGAYRLIDNTPFDFMYPRRLGNHLHDNDSQLLCNHGYNHCYVLKDVSGDDLLLAAILIEPRWGRRLEVMTTLPSVLLYTAGYYVQPDVAVCLEAQYLPDSPHHPHFPSCLLLPGKQYDERTIFIFKQEH from the coding sequence ATGGAAGTAAGTGCTACTCTTTGGGGTAATATGGCTCAAGGTGAAGAGATATATCTATTTCGAATAACAAATGAGAATGGAGCTTATGTAGAATTGACTAACCTGGGGGCTACTTGGGTGAGCGCTGTAGTGCCTGATCGGCATGGAATTATGGGAAACGTACTACTTGGTTATGATACAGCTGAAGGATATGTACGTGATCTCTACTATATGGGTGCAACTATTGGCCGTTTTGCTAATCGTATAGATGGTGCCTCTTTTTCTATTGACGGTGTGGCTTATCGGCTAGAGCGAAATGATGGTTCTAATACTAATCATGGTGGAACTTCAGGCTTTTCTCACAAATTATGGCAATGGAAACTTGTTGATGATGGAGTGTGTTTTACCATTACATCGCCCGACAAAGAAGGTGGATATCCCGGGTGTGTAGAGGTTTCGGTGACTTTTTCATGGAGTGAGAAAAATGAGCTAACGATTTTATATAGTGGTTATACAGATAAACCAACCTATCTGAATCTGACTAATCATGCTTACTTCAATTTGACCGCAAGAGATGGAGAAATTATTGATCATATCTTAATGATTCCCTCAAACCGTATGCTTGACACTACATCTCGATTTATCCCTACGGGTGCTTATCGTTTGATAGATAATACCCCTTTTGATTTTATGTATCCCCGTCGTCTAGGAAATCATCTTCATGATAATGATTCGCAGTTACTTTGTAATCATGGTTACAACCATTGTTATGTATTAAAAGATGTATCTGGGGATGATTTATTACTTGCGGCTATACTGATTGAGCCTCGTTGGGGACGTCGTTTAGAAGTAATGACTACATTACCTTCTGTATTGTTATATACTGCCGGATATTATGTGCAGCCTGATGTTGCTGTTTGCTTAGAGGCTCAGTATTTGCCTGATTCTCCTCATCATCCACATTTCCCTTCATGTTTATTATTACCCGGGAAACAGTATGATGAGCGTACGATATTTATATTCAAACAAGAACACTGA